A section of the Drosophila sechellia strain sech25 chromosome 3L, ASM438219v1, whole genome shotgun sequence genome encodes:
- the LOC6605915 gene encoding uncharacterized protein LOC6605915, giving the protein MLKLFVLLALLSGALAATVIYHHPVIYHHPLPVASTPQELAQHPGYTIVAPLTKIAHVTYDSVPISHTPYEHVPLFQRIGHVKNIRF; this is encoded by the exons ATGCTCAAG CTCTTCGTGCTATTAGCCCTTTTGAGTGGTGCCTTAGCCGCCACGGTTATCTACCATCACCCGGTGATCTATCATCATCCTCTGCCGGTTGCCTCCACGCCCCAGGAGTTGGCTCAGCATCCTGGCTACACCATTGTGGCACCTCTTACCAAGATTGCCCACGTCACCTACGATTCGGTGCCCATTTCACACACGCCCTACGAACATGTTCCGCTGTTCCAGAGGATTGGTCATGTGAAAAACATAAGGTTCTAG